From the genome of Geobacter sp. SVR, one region includes:
- a CDS encoding PAS domain S-box protein: MSKTGEQPGASQVPGARDSDESAVQLRTILDTVIDSIITIDDSGIISMLNPAAVKLFGYHPEELIGRNVSMLMPEPFRSEHDGYLKRYAETGHAHIINIGREAVGVRKDGTTFPLDLAVNEYFIAGRRYYTGVVRDITERKSAEEKIRRLALVAQVAENMVVITDASGVIEWVNPAFTRVTGYGLEEAEGQRPGRLLQGPETDLDAVNRIRTRIAEHGGIRAEVLNYAKSGRKYWVELNIQPVFGDNGQLERFISVEQDITERKATDIHLRKLSRVVDQSPVAVVITDCQGRIEYVNPRFCLLTGYNDEESIGGNLRILKSGFHPPEFYQELWSAILAGNEWRGEFCNKKKDGSLYWESALISPVRNEHGELTHFVAVKEDTTEQKRMIKELEEAKLAADAGSRAKSEFVATVSHEIRTPLNAIIGLSDLALRTELTPQQHDYVRKVHTAGKALLTIINDILDFSKIEAGKLEMETIEFDLEEVLLNVKAVVETSVYDKGLDLLLDVAPELPVRFMGDPVRLGQILVNLVSNAVKFTDKGEVGLSVRLMEKNAEGLHLQFSVRDTGIGMTPEQTEKLFQPFVQADSTMTRRYGGTGLGLSICKRLVDMMKGRMWVESSQGNGSTFSFTVCLGPPSSPETPRVIPERLKGLRTLVVERNPVTRAALILMLESLQMTADAADGCHEAFEYFPGKAYDLVITELQLPVTEGIEHLHRFKEVADPPVVIALTSLRREEDWAAAGKAGADQVLLKPLTISILFQAILRIFCPDCMADPGKSHHVDRSARQLNDVRILVVEDNEINQQIARELLTAAGATVQIAGNGREAVDLVVSGKDTYDAVLMDIQMPEMDGYEATRIIRGDGRFRDLPVIAMTAHALAEERHMILESGMNDLLTKPVDPKTMIDVLVRYTGADTTGIEVPAVHAPAAADPEVPELPGVDVAGGLLRVAGNRKLYLQLLRAFIEKQSDAAEAIEKALQDGDQLLARQVAHTVKGVAGNIGATSVHSSAADLEKAVGTNASPAEVLPVLHGFKESLGHFVLTCKNALAQYAEQAPERVPQPEPEIMENIMVPLRQMISDNDSEAKEYLETHRREFYAAFPERLMDDLKRCLAVYDFDGAGETFATLTATLQPDRHDQEI; the protein is encoded by the coding sequence ATGAGCAAAACAGGAGAACAGCCCGGAGCATCGCAGGTTCCTGGCGCCCGGGACTCGGATGAAAGCGCGGTACAGCTCAGGACGATTCTCGATACGGTTATAGACAGCATCATCACGATCGACGATTCAGGCATCATCTCCATGCTGAATCCGGCGGCGGTCAAACTGTTCGGGTACCATCCGGAAGAACTGATCGGCAGAAATGTCAGCATGCTCATGCCGGAGCCGTTCCGCAGCGAACACGACGGCTACCTGAAACGATATGCGGAGACCGGACATGCGCACATCATCAATATTGGCCGGGAGGCGGTCGGGGTTCGCAAGGACGGGACAACCTTCCCCCTCGACCTGGCGGTAAACGAATACTTCATCGCCGGCCGGCGATATTATACCGGTGTCGTTCGCGACATTACCGAACGTAAATCAGCGGAAGAGAAGATCCGAAGACTGGCTTTGGTGGCACAGGTGGCTGAAAACATGGTCGTGATCACCGATGCCTCCGGCGTTATCGAATGGGTGAACCCGGCCTTCACACGGGTAACGGGATACGGTCTCGAAGAGGCCGAGGGCCAAAGGCCGGGACGATTGCTGCAAGGTCCTGAAACTGATCTCGACGCAGTGAACCGGATCCGCACCCGGATCGCGGAGCACGGCGGAATCCGGGCTGAAGTTCTCAACTACGCCAAATCTGGCCGGAAGTATTGGGTTGAACTGAACATACAGCCGGTGTTCGGCGATAACGGGCAACTGGAGAGATTCATCTCCGTTGAACAGGACATAACGGAGCGCAAGGCCACTGATATCCATCTCAGGAAGCTGTCGCGGGTTGTGGACCAGAGTCCGGTGGCCGTAGTGATCACCGATTGCCAGGGACGGATCGAGTACGTAAATCCCCGTTTCTGCCTGCTCACCGGGTACAACGACGAAGAGAGCATCGGCGGCAACCTGCGGATACTCAAATCGGGATTCCACCCACCCGAGTTCTATCAGGAGTTGTGGAGCGCCATTCTCGCAGGGAACGAATGGCGGGGCGAATTCTGCAACAAAAAAAAGGATGGCAGCCTTTACTGGGAAAGCGCACTGATTTCTCCGGTAAGAAACGAACATGGAGAGCTCACGCATTTCGTGGCGGTGAAAGAGGATACCACCGAACAAAAACGCATGATCAAGGAGCTCGAAGAGGCGAAGCTGGCAGCGGATGCCGGCAGTCGGGCCAAAAGCGAGTTCGTCGCCACGGTGAGCCACGAGATCCGTACACCGCTCAACGCGATAATCGGCTTGTCCGACCTGGCCCTCAGAACCGAACTGACGCCGCAGCAGCACGATTACGTCAGGAAAGTCCATACTGCCGGCAAGGCCCTGCTGACAATCATCAACGACATCCTCGATTTTTCCAAGATCGAAGCAGGCAAGCTGGAGATGGAAACGATCGAGTTCGACCTGGAAGAAGTGCTGCTGAATGTCAAGGCGGTCGTGGAGACCTCCGTGTACGACAAGGGCCTGGATCTGCTGCTGGACGTGGCACCCGAACTGCCCGTCAGATTCATGGGGGATCCGGTCCGGCTCGGACAGATCCTGGTCAACCTGGTCAGCAATGCGGTGAAATTCACCGACAAAGGTGAAGTCGGCCTTTCTGTACGGCTTATGGAGAAGAATGCCGAGGGACTGCACCTGCAGTTTTCCGTGCGAGACACCGGCATCGGCATGACTCCGGAACAGACCGAGAAGCTTTTCCAACCGTTCGTACAGGCGGACAGCACCATGACCCGGCGCTACGGAGGCACCGGGCTGGGACTCTCCATCTGCAAACGGCTGGTGGACATGATGAAAGGACGCATGTGGGTGGAAAGCAGCCAGGGTAACGGCAGCACGTTTTCCTTTACCGTCTGCCTGGGTCCCCCCTCTTCTCCGGAGACGCCGAGAGTGATACCGGAACGCCTCAAGGGGCTGCGGACGCTGGTCGTCGAACGCAATCCCGTCACCCGGGCCGCTCTGATACTGATGCTGGAGAGCCTCCAGATGACCGCTGATGCGGCTGATGGTTGCCACGAGGCCTTCGAGTATTTCCCCGGCAAAGCGTATGACCTGGTGATAACAGAGCTGCAGTTGCCGGTGACCGAAGGGATTGAGCATCTGCACCGCTTCAAGGAGGTGGCCGATCCACCCGTCGTCATAGCCCTCACCTCGCTTCGCCGGGAAGAAGACTGGGCTGCCGCGGGCAAGGCGGGCGCCGACCAGGTACTGCTCAAACCGCTGACCATATCGATCCTGTTCCAGGCCATACTGCGAATCTTTTGTCCCGACTGTATGGCCGACCCGGGAAAATCCCACCATGTGGACCGATCTGCCCGGCAACTGAACGACGTGCGCATCCTCGTTGTCGAAGATAACGAGATCAATCAGCAGATCGCACGGGAGCTTTTGACCGCAGCGGGCGCCACGGTACAGATCGCCGGCAACGGTCGCGAGGCGGTCGACCTGGTGGTGTCGGGAAAAGACACCTACGATGCGGTGCTGATGGACATACAGATGCCGGAAATGGACGGATACGAAGCGACGCGGATCATCAGAGGGGATGGCCGTTTCCGCGACCTCCCCGTGATTGCCATGACCGCCCATGCCCTGGCTGAAGAACGGCACATGATCCTCGAGTCGGGCATGAACGATCTTCTTACGAAACCGGTGGACCCGAAAACCATGATCGATGTGCTTGTGCGCTATACCGGGGCCGACACCACCGGAATCGAAGTACCGGCCGTTCATGCCCCGGCAGCGGCGGACCCGGAAGTTCCCGAACTTCCGGGGGTCGACGTGGCCGGCGGACTGCTGCGGGTTGCCGGCAACCGGAAACTGTACCTGCAACTGCTACGTGCGTTCATCGAAAAACAGAGCGACGCCGCGGAAGCCATAGAAAAGGCCTTGCAGGACGGCGATCAACTCCTGGCTCGCCAAGTAGCCCACACGGTCAAGGGTGTGGCCGGCAATATCGGAGCCACGTCTGTTCACTCCTCGGCTGCCGATCTGGAAAAGGCGGTCGGCACCAACGCTTCCCCGGCAGAGGTGCTGCCTGTTTTACACGGCTTCAAGGAGTCACTGGGACATTTTGTCCTGACCTGCAAAAATGCCCTGGCACAGTACGCTGAGCAAGCACCGGAACGTGTGCCGCAACCGGAACCTGAAATCATGGAGAACATCATGGTGCCATTGCGGCAAATGATCTCCGACAACGACAGCGAAGCAAAGGAATACCTGGAAACACATCGGAGGGAATTTTACGCGGCATTTCCGGAACGGCTCATGGACGACCTGAAGCGATGTCTTGCCGTGTACGATTTCGATGGTGCCGGCGAGACCTTTGCAACGCTTACCGCAACCCTGCAGCCGGACAGACACGATCAGGAGATATAG
- a CDS encoding two-component system response regulator encodes MDGKHTERKTILVVDDTPENIDILRELLKVDYTVKAATKGEKAVEIARTSAVDLILLDIMMPGMNGYEVCKLLKQDSLTREIPVIFVTALQEVHNEAEGFAAGAVDYITKPISAPIVLARVKTHLALKDAQERLHEWNSNLKKRLLQSVATIREKSLALVSTEEKSPGLYGYTQIVEIVSGIFERMGDRHGIHARTVSELAGDAARKLNLGAEMVAKVRLAGLLHDVGKIGAEIHDQPHEMSSAEEAEYRQHPARGQDILKPLEEMHDVGLMIRGHHEAFNGSGYPDGLRGEEIPLGARLVAMADFIEQAANSVSELRAEYAMTKVRLHAGTLLDPQLIPYFQSITRIVYFEKATVRPTAEVRVPYSKLIAGLALSRDLVNTSGVLLLKKGDELDQAGIGLIRQNFQMKLLQGDIWVYVDQ; translated from the coding sequence ATGGACGGAAAACATACCGAGCGAAAGACAATCCTGGTAGTCGACGACACTCCCGAAAATATCGATATACTGCGGGAGCTGCTCAAGGTTGACTATACCGTGAAGGCGGCAACAAAAGGGGAGAAAGCAGTCGAGATAGCCCGTACCTCGGCCGTGGATCTCATCCTGCTCGACATCATGATGCCCGGAATGAACGGATACGAAGTCTGCAAGCTCCTGAAGCAGGACAGCCTTACCCGTGAAATACCGGTCATCTTCGTTACTGCGCTCCAGGAAGTCCACAATGAAGCTGAAGGTTTTGCGGCCGGTGCTGTCGATTACATCACCAAACCGATCAGCGCTCCGATCGTATTGGCCCGGGTCAAAACCCATCTGGCGCTGAAGGATGCGCAGGAACGGCTGCATGAGTGGAACAGCAATCTCAAGAAGCGCCTGCTGCAAAGCGTCGCAACTATCCGTGAAAAAAGCCTGGCGCTGGTTTCGACCGAAGAGAAGAGCCCCGGACTGTATGGGTATACGCAGATCGTGGAGATTGTTTCGGGGATATTCGAACGCATGGGCGACCGCCACGGCATCCATGCCCGCACCGTCAGCGAACTTGCCGGTGATGCCGCCAGAAAGCTGAACCTGGGTGCCGAGATGGTTGCCAAGGTCCGACTGGCGGGACTGCTGCACGATGTCGGCAAGATCGGTGCCGAAATCCATGACCAGCCCCACGAAATGTCTTCCGCTGAAGAGGCTGAGTACCGGCAGCATCCGGCCCGGGGGCAGGACATCCTCAAACCTCTGGAGGAAATGCACGATGTCGGCTTGATGATCCGGGGGCACCACGAGGCCTTCAACGGAAGCGGCTATCCCGATGGGCTCAGGGGGGAGGAAATCCCCCTGGGCGCCCGCCTGGTGGCCATGGCCGACTTCATCGAACAGGCAGCCAACTCGGTCAGTGAGCTGCGCGCCGAATATGCCATGACCAAAGTCCGTCTTCATGCCGGTACACTGCTGGATCCGCAGCTGATACCGTATTTTCAGAGCATCACGCGCATTGTCTATTTCGAAAAGGCGACCGTACGGCCGACGGCGGAAGTCCGGGTACCTTACTCAAAGCTGATAGCCGGACTGGCGCTTTCCCGGGACCTCGTCAATACCAGCGGGGTGTTGCTGCTCAAGAAAGGGGACGAGCTCGATCAGGCGGGAATCGGTCTGATCAGACAGAACTTCCAGATGAAACTCCTGCAGGGCGATATCTGGGTGTACGTCGACCAGTAA